The Streptomyces tendae genome has a window encoding:
- a CDS encoding NAD-dependent epimerase/dehydratase family protein: MGKVVLVTGVARQLGGRFVRRIQRDPEVDRVVAVDAVRPEHHLGGADFVQADIRQPTIARVLAESGADTVVHLDVTGTPLVSGSRASLKETNVIGTMQLLGACQKSPNIKRLVVKSSTNVYGSAPRDPAVFTESTPPKSLPSGGFAKDTVEVEGYVRGFARRRPDVAVCVLRFANILGPAADTPLASYFALPVLPTVFGYDPRLQFVHEDDVVEVLRIGAHEPRRGTLNSGTFNIAGDGVLLLSQCSRRLGRPTVPLLLPAVTWAGSLVRTLGMSDFSPEQIRLLTHGRVVATDQMRETLGFTPKYSTAETFADFVRSRGPGLLPPETVARAVDRVAALPLPGSGHVPTQSAN; encoded by the coding sequence TTGGGGAAGGTCGTGCTGGTGACCGGGGTGGCCCGGCAGCTGGGGGGCCGTTTCGTGCGGCGGATCCAGCGGGATCCCGAAGTCGACCGGGTCGTCGCCGTGGACGCGGTCCGGCCGGAGCACCATCTGGGCGGCGCCGACTTCGTCCAGGCGGACATCCGGCAGCCCACCATCGCGCGGGTGCTGGCCGAGTCGGGCGCCGACACGGTCGTCCACCTCGACGTGACGGGCACGCCGCTGGTCAGCGGCAGCCGGGCGTCGCTGAAGGAGACCAACGTCATCGGCACCATGCAGTTGCTGGGCGCCTGCCAGAAGTCGCCGAACATCAAGCGGCTGGTGGTGAAGTCCAGCACGAACGTCTACGGTTCGGCGCCGCGCGACCCGGCGGTGTTCACCGAGTCGACCCCGCCCAAGTCGCTGCCCAGCGGCGGTTTCGCCAAGGACACGGTGGAGGTCGAGGGCTATGTGCGCGGCTTCGCCCGCCGCCGCCCGGACGTGGCCGTGTGCGTGCTGCGGTTCGCCAACATCCTGGGCCCGGCCGCGGACACCCCGCTCGCCTCGTACTTCGCGCTGCCGGTGCTGCCGACGGTGTTCGGCTACGACCCGCGGCTGCAGTTCGTGCACGAGGACGACGTGGTGGAGGTGCTGCGGATCGGCGCGCACGAGCCGCGGCGGGGCACGCTCAACAGCGGGACGTTCAACATCGCCGGCGACGGGGTGCTGCTGCTGTCGCAGTGCTCGCGGCGGCTGGGCCGGCCGACGGTGCCGCTGCTGCTCCCCGCGGTCACCTGGGCGGGCTCCCTGGTGCGTACGCTGGGTATGTCCGACTTCTCGCCCGAGCAGATCCGGCTGCTGACGCACGGACGGGTGGTGGCGACGGACCAGATGCGGGAGACGCTCGGTTTCACCCCCAAGTACTCGACTGCTGAAACGTTTGCGGACTTCGTGCGCAGCCGTGGTCCCGGGCTGCTGCCGCCGGAGACCGTCGCGAGGGCTGTCGACCGGGTCGCCGCGCTGCCCCTGCCGGGCAGCGGTCATGTGCCGACGCAGAGCGCCAACTGA
- a CDS encoding lysophospholipid acyltransferase family protein, with protein MADAKVIPFDDDHRSRGGAASRRRGAAGRRTGGGRPAAVGEVQPLPGAVPVRQDEPVTGDEEQPREPAADRDGDGGLEQRLASGLAFLRRRLTGDYEVDDFGYDEELTDQVLMSLLRPMYEKYFRVEVKGVENIPSEGGALIVANHSGTLPVDGLMMQVAVHDHHPAERHLRLLAADLVFVLPVVNELARKLGHTLACAEDAERLLAQGELVGVMPEGFKGIGKPFSERYKLQRFGRGGFVSTALRHGVPIVPCSIVGAEEIYPMIGNARTLARLLGFPYFPLTPTFPWLGPLGAIPLPTKWTIQFGEPIPTDGYPPEAAEDPMLMFNLTDQVREQIQHTLYKLLVQRRSVFF; from the coding sequence ATGGCGGACGCCAAGGTCATTCCGTTCGACGACGACCACCGCTCCCGCGGGGGTGCCGCGTCGCGTCGCCGTGGGGCGGCCGGCCGGCGCACGGGCGGCGGGCGGCCCGCCGCGGTGGGGGAGGTCCAGCCCCTGCCGGGGGCGGTGCCGGTGCGGCAGGATGAGCCCGTGACCGGTGACGAGGAGCAGCCGAGGGAGCCGGCCGCGGACCGTGACGGCGACGGCGGTCTGGAGCAGCGCCTCGCGAGCGGGCTGGCGTTCCTGCGCCGCCGGCTCACCGGGGACTACGAGGTCGACGACTTCGGCTACGACGAGGAGCTCACCGACCAGGTCCTGATGTCCCTGCTGCGTCCGATGTACGAGAAGTACTTCCGGGTCGAGGTGAAGGGCGTCGAGAACATCCCGTCGGAGGGCGGCGCGTTGATCGTCGCCAACCACTCGGGGACGCTCCCGGTGGACGGGCTGATGATGCAGGTCGCCGTGCACGACCACCATCCCGCCGAGCGGCATCTGCGGCTCCTGGCGGCGGATCTGGTGTTCGTGCTGCCGGTGGTGAACGAGCTGGCGCGGAAGCTGGGCCACACGCTGGCCTGTGCGGAGGACGCCGAACGGCTGCTGGCGCAGGGCGAGTTGGTCGGGGTGATGCCGGAGGGCTTCAAGGGCATCGGGAAGCCGTTCTCCGAGCGGTACAAGCTGCAGCGGTTCGGTCGGGGCGGGTTCGTGTCGACGGCGCTGCGGCACGGTGTGCCGATCGTGCCGTGCTCGATCGTCGGGGCGGAGGAGATCTACCCGATGATCGGCAACGCCAGGACGCTGGCGCGGCTGCTGGGCTTTCCGTACTTCCCGCTCACGCCGACGTTTCCCTGGCTGGGGCCGCTCGGGGCGATCCCGCTGCCGACGAAGTGGACGATCCAGTTCGGGGAGCCGATCCCCACGGACGGGTATCCGCCGGAGGCGGCGGAGGACCCGATGCTGATGTTCAACCTGACCGACCAGGTCAGGGAGCAGATCCAGCACACGCTGTACAAACTGCTGGTGCAGCGGCGGTCGGTGTTCTTCTGA
- a CDS encoding DUF5667 domain-containing protein, producing the protein MIANVSAHRRANAFAQALEEQSDRGTAAERTEGPAPAPAAAETERDRLLTLASGLGALPKPELDPEVKVVQRAQLVAAFEAMLQEGTAAGEATDRAVPGQRSHRAKGAHRATPLGKLRPRSRLAKGLTAGGLTVGVAAGALGGVAAASSDALPGDSLYGLKRGIEDVKLGLADGDDERGRVYLDHASTRLSEARRLMERDRGGPLDHEDLSEIRRTLSGMRHDASEGHRLLREAYERNPDSLGPMQALSSFSQAHRDTWGSLRDRLPVQLGDVSEQVSSVFDAIDEDVAPLRSLLPQPPDDKQGEGARRDGTASATGTPSESGPSQSPGTGRDTAEERDADGAGPTGSADSGREKDGLLGGNTGGLLDPPKESGQSSPPPTGTATRPPAPDVTLPPLLPGLLPGLGIDAEDRD; encoded by the coding sequence GTGATCGCGAACGTATCGGCGCACCGGCGGGCGAACGCCTTCGCCCAGGCCCTGGAGGAGCAGTCCGACCGGGGCACGGCGGCCGAGCGAACCGAAGGACCGGCCCCGGCCCCGGCCGCCGCCGAGACCGAACGGGACCGGCTGCTCACGCTGGCCTCCGGTCTGGGCGCGCTGCCCAAACCGGAACTGGACCCCGAGGTGAAGGTCGTCCAGCGGGCCCAGCTGGTGGCCGCGTTCGAGGCCATGCTCCAGGAGGGCACCGCCGCGGGCGAGGCGACGGACCGGGCCGTCCCCGGACAGCGCTCACACCGGGCCAAGGGCGCCCACCGGGCGACCCCGCTGGGCAAACTGCGGCCCCGGTCGCGGCTGGCCAAAGGACTCACCGCGGGCGGACTCACCGTCGGCGTCGCCGCCGGCGCCCTCGGCGGAGTGGCCGCCGCCAGCTCCGACGCCCTCCCCGGCGACTCCCTCTACGGGCTCAAGCGCGGCATCGAGGACGTCAAGCTCGGACTCGCCGACGGTGACGACGAGCGCGGCCGGGTCTACCTCGACCACGCCTCCACCCGGCTGAGCGAGGCCCGCCGCCTCATGGAGCGCGACCGCGGCGGCCCCCTCGACCACGAGGACCTGAGCGAGATCCGCCGCACGCTCTCCGGCATGCGACACGACGCCTCGGAGGGCCACCGGCTGCTGCGCGAGGCCTACGAGCGCAACCCCGACTCGCTCGGCCCCATGCAGGCGCTGTCGTCCTTCTCGCAGGCCCACCGCGACACCTGGGGCAGCCTGCGCGACCGGCTCCCCGTACAGCTGGGCGACGTGAGCGAGCAGGTCTCGTCGGTGTTCGACGCCATAGACGAAGACGTGGCCCCGCTGCGGTCCCTGCTCCCCCAGCCGCCGGACGACAAGCAGGGCGAAGGGGCGCGACGCGACGGCACCGCCTCGGCCACCGGCACCCCGTCCGAGTCCGGCCCCTCGCAGTCCCCCGGCACCGGCCGGGACACCGCCGAGGAGCGCGACGCGGACGGTGCGGGACCGACCGGATCCGCCGACAGCGGCCGCGAGAAGGACGGACTGCTCGGCGGCAACACCGGCGGCCTCCTCGACCCGCCGAAGGAGAGCGGCCAGAGCTCCCCGCCGCCCACCGGCACGGCCACCCGGCCTCCCGCCCCCGACGTCACCCTCCCGCCTCTCCTCCCCGGGCTCCTCCCGGGGCTGGGCATCGACGCGGAGGACCGGGACTAG
- a CDS encoding ECF subfamily RNA polymerase sigma factor, BldN family has product MYPHVGVDASGLATLRATVATARDMLRGIVPPAYAVPAFATAPAGPCYALAEGTAAVGRRGRPSGAATTRRPAADSDSARMMDLVERAQAGEAEAFGRLYDQYSDTVYRYIYYRVGGKATAEDLTSETFLRALRRIGTFTWQGRDFGAWLVTIARNLVADHFKSSRFRLEVTTGEMLDANEVERSPEDSVLESLSNAALLDAVRRLNPQQQECVTLRFLQGLSVAETARVMGKNEGAIKTLQYRAVRTLARLLPDDAR; this is encoded by the coding sequence GTGTACCCACACGTCGGGGTTGACGCCTCGGGCCTGGCTACGCTGCGCGCGACAGTCGCGACAGCCCGAGACATGTTGCGCGGAATCGTCCCCCCCGCGTACGCCGTCCCCGCATTCGCCACCGCCCCCGCCGGCCCGTGCTACGCCCTTGCCGAGGGCACGGCCGCGGTCGGCAGACGGGGACGCCCCTCCGGCGCCGCCACCACCCGCCGTCCGGCCGCCGACAGCGACAGCGCCCGGATGATGGACCTCGTGGAGCGCGCCCAGGCGGGCGAGGCGGAGGCGTTCGGCCGGCTCTACGACCAGTACAGCGACACCGTCTACCGCTACATCTACTACCGGGTCGGCGGGAAGGCGACCGCCGAGGACCTCACCAGCGAGACCTTTCTGCGGGCCCTGCGCCGCATCGGCACCTTCACCTGGCAGGGCCGCGACTTCGGCGCCTGGCTGGTGACCATCGCCCGCAACCTCGTCGCCGACCACTTCAAGTCCAGCCGCTTCCGTCTCGAGGTCACCACCGGCGAGATGCTCGACGCCAACGAGGTCGAGCGCTCCCCCGAGGATTCCGTTCTCGAGTCCCTGTCCAACGCCGCCCTCCTCGATGCCGTACGACGGCTCAACCCCCAACAGCAGGAGTGCGTCACGCTCCGGTTCCTCCAGGGGCTGTCCGTCGCCGAGACCGCCCGCGTCATGGGCAAGAACGAGGGCGCGATCAAGACCCTCCAGTACCGGGCCGTCCGCACACTCGCCCGACTGCTCCCGGACGACGCCCGCTGA
- a CDS encoding HAD family hydrolase yields the protein MAALGWLTPRRRSATARSVLAGEASAEAARKSTQEVSEREPEFPVPGDERAAAFFDLDNTVMQGAALFHFGRGLYKRKFFDTRELARFAWQQAWFRLAGVEDPEHMQEARDSALSIVQGHRVSELQSIGEEIYDEYMAERIWPGTRALAQAHLDAGQRVWLVTAAPVEIATVIARRLGLTGALGTVAESVDGVYTGKLVGEPLHGPAKAEAVRALALAEGLDLSRCAAYSDSHNDIPMLSLVGHPYAINPDSKLRKHARRMDWRLRDYRTGRKAAKVGIPAAAGVGAVAGGTAAAIALHRKRRRRHAAGSRACPP from the coding sequence ATGGCCGCTCTCGGATGGCTCACTCCCCGTAGGCGCTCCGCCACGGCGCGGAGCGTGTTGGCAGGCGAGGCCTCGGCGGAGGCCGCACGCAAGTCCACCCAGGAAGTTTCCGAACGCGAACCCGAGTTCCCGGTCCCCGGTGACGAGCGGGCCGCCGCGTTCTTCGACCTGGACAACACCGTGATGCAGGGCGCCGCCCTGTTCCACTTCGGGCGGGGCCTGTACAAGCGGAAGTTCTTCGACACCCGTGAGCTCGCCCGGTTCGCCTGGCAGCAGGCGTGGTTCCGGCTGGCCGGCGTCGAGGACCCCGAGCACATGCAGGAGGCCCGCGACTCGGCGCTCTCCATCGTCCAGGGCCACCGCGTCTCCGAGCTGCAGTCCATCGGCGAGGAGATCTACGACGAGTACATGGCGGAGCGGATCTGGCCCGGCACCCGGGCGCTGGCCCAGGCACACCTCGACGCGGGACAGCGGGTGTGGCTGGTCACCGCCGCCCCGGTGGAGATCGCCACGGTGATCGCCCGCCGGCTCGGCCTGACCGGCGCCCTGGGTACCGTCGCCGAGTCCGTCGACGGCGTGTACACGGGCAAACTGGTCGGCGAGCCGCTGCACGGCCCCGCGAAGGCGGAGGCGGTCCGCGCGCTGGCCCTCGCGGAGGGGCTGGACCTCAGCCGCTGCGCCGCCTACAGCGACTCGCACAACGACATCCCGATGCTGTCGCTGGTGGGCCACCCCTACGCGATCAACCCCGACTCCAAGCTGCGCAAGCACGCCCGCCGGATGGACTGGCGGCTGCGCGACTACCGCACCGGCCGCAAGGCGGCCAAGGTCGGCATCCCGGCGGCGGCCGGCGTGGGCGCGGTGGCCGGGGGCACGGCCGCCGCCATCGCCCTGCACCGCAAGCGCCGCCGACGTCACGCGGCGGGTTCGCGCGCTTGCCCGCCGTGA
- a CDS encoding glutaredoxin family protein, protein MSPLFRRARPEGDRLVTLVRKPGCHLCDDAQVVVEKVCADLGVPWESKDITEDRELYDRYWEQIPVVLVDGRQHTFWRVNEDRLRAALSD, encoded by the coding sequence ATGAGTCCACTCTTCCGTCGCGCCCGGCCCGAGGGGGACCGGCTCGTGACCCTGGTGCGCAAACCCGGCTGCCATCTGTGCGACGACGCGCAGGTGGTGGTGGAGAAGGTGTGCGCCGACCTCGGCGTCCCGTGGGAGTCGAAGGACATCACCGAGGACCGGGAGCTGTACGACCGGTACTGGGAGCAGATCCCGGTGGTGCTGGTCGACGGCCGTCAGCACACCTTCTGGCGTGTGAACGAGGACCGGCTCCGCGCGGCGCTGAGTGACTGA
- a CDS encoding redox-sensing transcriptional repressor Rex, with amino-acid sequence MATGRTHRPATRSRGIPEATVARLPLYLRALTALSERSVPTVSSEELAAAAGVNSAKLRKDFSYLGSYGTRGVGYDVEYLVYQISRELGLTQDWPVVIVGIGNLGAALANYGGFASRGFRVAALIDADPAMAGKPVAGIPVQHTDELEAIIRDNGVSIGVIATPAGAAQQVCDRLVAAGVTSILNFAPTVLSVPDGVDVRKVDLSIELQILAFHEQRKAGEEAAEVAAQAAAGAPAAAAAREKSATDQGPDGDVPAVMPA; translated from the coding sequence GTGGCAACTGGCCGAACTCACCGACCGGCGACCCGTAGCCGAGGGATTCCCGAGGCCACCGTCGCCCGGCTTCCGCTGTACCTCCGCGCCCTGACCGCGCTCTCCGAGCGCTCGGTGCCCACGGTCTCCTCCGAGGAACTGGCGGCCGCCGCGGGGGTCAACTCCGCGAAGCTGCGCAAGGACTTCTCCTACCTGGGCTCCTACGGCACCCGGGGTGTCGGCTACGACGTCGAGTATCTCGTGTACCAGATCTCCCGTGAACTGGGCCTCACGCAGGACTGGCCGGTTGTGATCGTCGGTATCGGTAACCTCGGCGCCGCCCTGGCCAACTACGGCGGGTTCGCGTCCCGTGGTTTCCGGGTCGCCGCGCTGATCGACGCCGACCCCGCGATGGCCGGGAAGCCCGTCGCCGGGATCCCGGTGCAGCACACCGACGAGCTCGAGGCGATCATCCGGGACAACGGCGTGTCCATCGGTGTCATCGCCACCCCCGCCGGTGCCGCCCAGCAGGTCTGCGACCGGCTCGTGGCCGCCGGTGTCACCTCCATCCTGAACTTCGCGCCGACCGTGCTGTCCGTGCCGGACGGGGTCGACGTGCGCAAGGTGGACCTCTCCATCGAGCTGCAGATCCTCGCCTTCCATGAGCAGCGCAAGGCCGGCGAGGAGGCCGCCGAGGTCGCGGCCCAGGCCGCCGCAGGCGCCCCCGCCGCGGCCGCCGCGCGGGAGAAGTCCGCCACCGACCAGGGACCCGACGGGGACGTACCCGCCGTGATGCCGGCATGA
- a CDS encoding glutamyl-tRNA reductase has protein sequence MSLLVVGLSHRSAPVSVLERASLSADAQTKLLQDTVAAEPASEGAVLATCNRIELYADVDKFHAGVAELSTLLAQHSGVGLEELTPYLYVHYEDRAVHHLFSVACGLDSMVVGEGQILGQMKDSLARAQETHAAGRLLNDLFQQALRVGKRAHSETGIDRAGQSLVTFGLEQLALGTPVEAWARGKKALVIGAGSMSSLSAATLVRAGVAEVVVANRTPDRAERLVRTLTEGDDTDVAARAVPMTSVPFELTRADVVVSCTGATGLVLTAEMVAAGVEGRAGGMPVVDLDAVADEDTREGAPATQPQTPAEDGCPVDLPAVRPGFSVMGEAAVAGMDAATLEQHGAWAAGSAVDRRDAARGTGPEADAEVIGALAATASAIGRIPERRRPEPVDAPPRPEPVLFLLDLAMPRDVDAAAHRLPGVRLVDIESLAEASADAPMAADVDQVRRIVSDEVAAFGAAQRAAHITPTVVALRTMAADVVAGEIARLEGRLPGLDDKHRAEITQTVRRVVDKLLHAPTVRVKQLAAEPGGAGYADALRTLFDLDPETVASVSRAEESTEKNAENRGPG, from the coding sequence ATGAGCCTCCTCGTCGTCGGACTGAGCCACCGCAGCGCCCCGGTCAGCGTGCTGGAGCGGGCGTCGCTGAGCGCGGACGCGCAGACCAAGCTGCTGCAGGACACGGTCGCCGCGGAGCCCGCCTCCGAGGGCGCGGTCCTCGCCACCTGCAACCGCATCGAGCTGTACGCCGACGTGGACAAGTTCCACGCCGGCGTCGCCGAGCTGTCCACGCTGCTCGCCCAGCACAGCGGGGTCGGCCTGGAGGAGCTCACTCCTTATCTCTATGTGCACTACGAGGACCGGGCGGTGCACCACCTGTTCTCGGTGGCCTGCGGACTGGACTCGATGGTCGTGGGCGAGGGGCAGATCCTCGGCCAGATGAAGGACTCGCTCGCCCGGGCGCAGGAGACGCACGCCGCCGGCCGGCTGCTGAACGACCTGTTCCAGCAGGCGCTGCGGGTCGGCAAGCGCGCCCACTCCGAGACCGGCATCGACCGCGCCGGGCAGTCCCTGGTCACCTTCGGCCTGGAGCAGCTCGCGCTCGGCACCCCGGTCGAGGCCTGGGCCCGGGGCAAGAAAGCCCTGGTCATAGGCGCCGGCTCGATGTCCTCGCTGTCCGCGGCCACGCTCGTGCGTGCCGGGGTCGCCGAGGTCGTCGTCGCCAACCGCACGCCCGACCGAGCCGAACGACTGGTGCGGACCCTCACCGAGGGGGACGACACGGACGTGGCGGCCCGCGCGGTCCCGATGACATCGGTGCCGTTCGAGCTGACACGTGCCGATGTGGTCGTGTCCTGCACGGGGGCCACGGGCCTGGTCCTGACGGCCGAGATGGTTGCCGCGGGCGTCGAGGGCAGGGCCGGCGGGATGCCGGTCGTCGACCTCGACGCGGTCGCCGACGAGGACACCCGCGAGGGCGCTCCGGCCACGCAGCCGCAGACCCCCGCCGAGGACGGCTGCCCGGTGGACCTGCCCGCGGTGCGGCCCGGCTTCTCCGTGATGGGGGAGGCGGCCGTCGCCGGGATGGACGCGGCCACGCTGGAGCAGCACGGCGCCTGGGCCGCGGGCTCCGCCGTCGACCGGCGGGACGCCGCCCGCGGCACCGGCCCCGAGGCGGACGCCGAGGTCATCGGCGCGCTCGCCGCGACCGCGTCCGCGATCGGCCGCATCCCCGAGCGCCGCCGCCCGGAGCCGGTGGACGCGCCGCCGCGGCCGGAGCCCGTGCTCTTCCTGCTGGACCTCGCCATGCCGCGGGACGTCGACGCGGCGGCGCACCGCCTGCCCGGCGTGCGGCTGGTGGACATCGAATCGCTCGCGGAGGCGTCCGCGGACGCTCCGATGGCTGCCGATGTGGACCAGGTCCGGCGTATCGTCTCCGACGAGGTCGCCGCGTTCGGCGCGGCACAGCGGGCGGCGCACATCACGCCGACCGTCGTCGCCCTGCGGACCATGGCGGCCGACGTGGTGGCCGGTGAGATCGCCCGCCTGGAGGGGCGGCTGCCCGGCCTGGACGACAAGCACCGCGCGGAGATCACCCAGACCGTGCGCCGGGTGGTCGACAAGCTGCTGCACGCCCCGACGGTCCGGGTCAAGCAGCTCGCGGCCGAGCCCGGCGGAGCCGGGTACGCGGACGCGCTGCGCACCCTGTTCGACCTCGACCCCGAGACGGTGGCCTCCGTCTCCCGCGCCGAGGAAAGCACCGAGAAGAACGCAGAGAACCGAGGGCCGGGATGA
- the hemC gene encoding hydroxymethylbilane synthase, whose product MTEKALRLGTRRSKLAMAQSGQVADAVSQVTGRPVELVEITTYGDVSREHLAQIGGTGVFVAALREALARGEVDFAVHSLKDLPTTQPDELVVAAIPVREDPRDVIIARDTLKLADLPRGARIGTGSPRRMAQLNAYARTHGLDFETVPIRGNVDTRIGYVTKGDLDAVVLAAAGLNRVGRSDEVTDFLSVDTVLPAPGQGALAVETTADNAELVAALAELDDPFTRAAVTAERSLLAALEAGCSAPVGALADLLVDGQIVKEMRLRGVVGSTDGSTLVQLSTTGPVPETHEAAMALGRELATEMLAQGAAGLMGERAL is encoded by the coding sequence ATGACTGAGAAGGCACTGAGGCTGGGGACCAGGCGCAGCAAGCTCGCCATGGCCCAGTCCGGGCAGGTGGCGGATGCCGTGAGCCAGGTGACCGGACGGCCCGTCGAGCTCGTCGAGATCACCACGTACGGCGACGTCTCGCGCGAGCACCTCGCGCAGATCGGCGGCACGGGCGTCTTCGTCGCCGCCCTGCGGGAGGCGCTGGCACGCGGCGAGGTGGACTTCGCGGTGCACTCCCTGAAGGACCTGCCGACCACGCAGCCCGACGAGCTGGTCGTGGCGGCGATCCCGGTACGGGAGGACCCGCGGGACGTGATCATCGCGCGGGACACGCTGAAGCTCGCCGACCTGCCGCGCGGAGCGCGCATCGGCACCGGTTCGCCGCGCCGCATGGCGCAGCTGAACGCGTACGCGCGCACCCACGGCCTGGACTTCGAGACGGTCCCGATCCGGGGCAACGTCGACACCCGCATCGGGTACGTCACCAAGGGCGACCTGGACGCGGTGGTGCTGGCGGCCGCCGGGCTCAACCGGGTCGGCCGCAGCGACGAGGTGACCGACTTCCTGTCGGTCGACACGGTTCTGCCCGCCCCCGGCCAGGGGGCACTGGCGGTCGAGACCACCGCGGACAACGCGGAACTCGTCGCCGCGCTCGCCGAACTCGACGACCCGTTCACGCGGGCCGCCGTGACGGCCGAGCGGTCACTGCTCGCCGCCCTGGAGGCCGGCTGCAGCGCACCCGTGGGTGCGTTGGCCGACCTTCTGGTCGACGGGCAGATTGTCAAGGAAATGCGCCTGCGGGGCGTCGTCGGCTCGACCGACGGTTCCACGCTGGTGCAGCTGTCCACCACCGGTCCCGTACCCGAGACGCACGAGGCGGCGATGGCGCTCGGTCGCGAACTCGCCACCGAGATGCTCGCGCAGGGCGCGGCCGGTCTGATGGGGGAGCGAGCACTTTGA
- a CDS encoding uroporphyrinogen-III synthase — translation MSPTTLPAPPEQGHVTFLGAGPGDPGLLTLRAVEALANADVLVAEHDVLDVVRTHARQGVSEVHTDADTSAPGTGTPQLTVVDGASTTAGVPSMRDAAHLVMEAARGGKRVVRAVSGDPGLDAYAAEEMLACASAGVPFEVVPGVATAVGVPAYAGVPLRDAQGTDVRFVDARTASDRCWTEVGASDGTVVVSTTLDSVAAAAGELVSAGRKPDTPLTVTVAGTTTRQRTWTATLGTIAQTLKQAKVLPSPEGGRPVIAVVGERSAAAQRDRLAWFESKPLFGWKVLVPRTKEQAASLSDQLRSYGAVPHEVPTIAVEPPRTPQQMERAVKGLVTGRYEWIAFTSVNAVKAVREKFEEYGLDARAFAGIKVAAVGEQTANALIAFGVKPDLVPSGEQSAAGLLEDWPPYDPVFDPIDRVFLPRADIATETLVAGLIELGWEVDDVTAYRTVRASPPPAETREAIKGGGFDAVLFTSSSTVRNLVGIAGKPHNVTVIACIGPATAKTAEEHGLRVDVMAPEPSVHKLAEALADFGTRRRLAALEAGDPVTRPSERRPGARRRRSTT, via the coding sequence TTGAGCCCCACCACTCTTCCCGCCCCTCCGGAACAAGGGCACGTCACCTTCCTCGGTGCCGGACCCGGGGATCCGGGACTGCTGACCCTGCGCGCCGTGGAGGCCCTGGCGAACGCGGACGTCCTCGTCGCCGAGCACGACGTGCTCGATGTCGTACGGACGCACGCCAGGCAGGGCGTCTCCGAGGTGCACACGGACGCGGACACGTCCGCGCCGGGCACGGGCACGCCCCAGCTGACGGTCGTTGACGGCGCGTCAACAACCGCCGGAGTTCCCTCGATGAGGGATGCCGCACATCTTGTCATGGAGGCCGCGCGGGGCGGCAAGCGGGTCGTCCGTGCGGTGTCAGGCGACCCCGGACTGGACGCGTACGCCGCCGAGGAGATGCTGGCGTGCGCCTCGGCCGGGGTGCCGTTCGAGGTCGTGCCCGGTGTCGCCACCGCGGTCGGCGTGCCCGCGTACGCCGGTGTGCCGCTGCGGGACGCCCAGGGCACCGACGTGCGGTTCGTCGACGCGCGGACGGCGTCCGACCGGTGCTGGACGGAGGTCGGCGCGTCGGACGGCACGGTGGTCGTCTCCACCACGCTGGACTCGGTGGCCGCCGCCGCGGGCGAACTGGTGTCCGCCGGACGTAAGCCCGACACCCCCCTGACGGTGACCGTCGCGGGCACCACGACCCGGCAGCGCACCTGGACGGCGACGCTCGGCACGATCGCGCAGACGCTGAAGCAGGCGAAGGTGCTGCCCTCCCCGGAGGGCGGCCGGCCGGTGATAGCCGTGGTCGGCGAGCGTTCCGCCGCCGCCCAGCGGGACCGGCTGGCGTGGTTCGAGTCCAAGCCGCTGTTCGGCTGGAAGGTGCTCGTGCCGCGCACCAAGGAGCAGGCGGCGTCGCTCTCCGACCAACTGCGGTCCTACGGGGCCGTGCCGCACGAGGTGCCGACGATCGCCGTCGAACCCCCGCGCACGCCCCAGCAGATGGAACGTGCCGTCAAGGGCCTGGTGACCGGCCGCTACGAGTGGATCGCCTTCACCTCGGTCAACGCGGTCAAGGCGGTGCGGGAGAAGTTCGAGGAGTACGGGCTCGACGCCCGTGCCTTCGCCGGGATCAAGGTCGCGGCGGTGGGCGAGCAGACCGCGAACGCGCTGATCGCCTTCGGCGTGAAGCCGGACCTGGTGCCGAGCGGCGAGCAGTCGGCCGCCGGTCTGCTGGAGGACTGGCCGCCGTACGACCCGGTCTTCGACCCGATCGACCGTGTCTTCCTGCCGCGCGCCGACATCGCCACCGAGACGCTGGTCGCGGGTCTGATCGAGCTGGGCTGGGAGGTCGACGACGTCACGGCGTACCGCACCGTGCGCGCGTCGCCGCCGCCGGCGGAGACCCGTGAGGCGATCAAGGGCGGTGGCTTCGACGCGGTGCTGTTCACCTCGTCGTCGACGGTGCGGAACCTGGTCGGCATCGCGGGCAAGCCGCACAACGTGACGGTGATCGCGTGCATCGGCCCGGCCACGGCGAAGACGGCCGAGGAGCACGGGCTGCGGGTGGACGTGATGGCTCCCGAGCCGTCGGTCCACAAGCTGGCCGAGGCCCTGGCCGACTTCGGTACGCGGCGCCGGCTGGCGGCGCTGGAGGCGGGCGACCCGGTCACCCGGCCCAGCGAGCGGCGGCCGGGGGCGCGGAGACGTCGGTCGACGACGTGA